CTAATATGTGGCGTTTAGCGTGTAAAGACCCGCGTATTGAAACCAATTGTCGACGTTTGTCTTGTGTGCACCCAGGCATTTGTCGTTATTTAAACACCGATCAAACACCATTAATTGAGTTGTATCGTAAAACCCGCGCATTGCCGGGGATCAAAAAAGTGTTGATTGCGTCCGGTTTGCGTTATGACCTGGCCGTGGAAACCCCCGAATACGTAAAAGAATTAGTTACGCATCATGTAGGCGGATATTTAAAAATTGCCCCGGAACATACCGAAGAAGGCCCACTTAACAAAATGATGAAGCCGGGTATGGGGGCGTATGATCGCTTTAAACAAATGTTTGAAAAGTATTCCGCTGAAGCCGGTAAAAAACAGTATTTGATTCCCTATTTTATTGCGGCTCATCCGGGCACAACGGATGAAGATATGATGAACTTGGCACTTTGGCTGAAGAGCAATAACTATCGCGCGGATCAAGTTCAAGCTTTTCTTCCGAGTCCAATGGCGATTGCATCGGCTATGTATCATACCGATCTTAATCCATTACGGAAAATTCATCGTGATGATAAAGATGAGCAAGTGTTTACGCCTAAATCGATTAAACAGCGCCGTTTACACAAGGCATTTCTGCGTTATCACGACCCGGAAAACTGGCCTTTGTTGCGTGATGCGTTGCGTGAAATGGGGCGCGAGGATTTAATTGGTAATGGCAAAAAACATTTGATTCCATCTTTCCAGCCAGCGGGCACCGGCTTAACGGGTGGAGAAGGCAAACGTAAAGGGCGCAAGTTTGGTCAGCAGCAGTTTTTAACCAAACACAGCGAAAATGGTCGCAAACCTTTACCCGCTAAAACCGCCAAAAAGAAGCCAGCGAAAGCGCGAAAAACACGAACACGCTAAAGTCGAAAGCGGCTAAATTGATTTGCCTCAAGTTTAGCCAAGTATCGGCTGGCGCAAGCAAGCACTAGGCCTGGTGCTTGCGATAGAATGGCCGCAAAAACAAGAGGACGCAATGATGGAACAGGGTATTCAATTTGATACAGCGTTAATCAAACGCTACAACCAAAGCGGGCCTCGGTATACTTCCTATCCAACAGCGGTGCAGTTTGAAGAAGCCTTTGGCATAGCCGATTATGAAAAAGCCGCCCAGCGAAGTAATGAGTCTGGACGCGGTTTATCTTTATATTTTCATATTCCCTTTTGTGACACGATTTGCTTTTATTGCGCGTGTAACAAAGTCTGGACACGTGACCGCTCTAAAACCACGCCTTATTTAGAACGTTTATTTAAAGAAATTGAAATGCAGGCCAAGCTGTTTGACCCAAACCGCAAGGTTGAGCAGTTGCACTGGGGCGGTGGTACCCCCACTTTTATTGATCACAATGAAATGCGTCAGTTGATGGCGAAAACCCGTGAATGCTTTAATTTGTATGACGACGACAGCGGTGAGTATTCGATTGAAATTGACCCGCGTGAAGCGACCGCCGAAACCGTCAAATTGCTGCGCGAACTGGGCTTTAATCGCATGAGTTTAGGCGTGCAGGATTTTGATCCCAAGGTGCAAAAAGCGGTCAATCGTATTCAGTCCGAAGAAGAAACCTTTACGGTTTTGAATGCGGCTCGTGCGGAAGGTTTTTTATCGGTTAATGTGGATTTGATTTATGGTTTACCGTTTCAAACTCAAACCAGTTTTTTAGAAACTCTAGATAAGTTATTAGAAGTAGAACCAGATCGTTTCTCGATTTTTAACTATGCGCATATGCCTACTATGTTTCCGACCCAAAAACGCATGAAAGAAGAAGACATGCCATCGCCCGATCAAAAATTGGCGATTTTGCAGGCGACTACTGAGCGTTTG
The Thiomicrospira pelophila DSM 1534 genome window above contains:
- the hemN gene encoding oxygen-independent coproporphyrinogen III oxidase; protein product: MEQGIQFDTALIKRYNQSGPRYTSYPTAVQFEEAFGIADYEKAAQRSNESGRGLSLYFHIPFCDTICFYCACNKVWTRDRSKTTPYLERLFKEIEMQAKLFDPNRKVEQLHWGGGTPTFIDHNEMRQLMAKTRECFNLYDDDSGEYSIEIDPREATAETVKLLRELGFNRMSLGVQDFDPKVQKAVNRIQSEEETFTVLNAARAEGFLSVNVDLIYGLPFQTQTSFLETLDKLLEVEPDRFSIFNYAHMPTMFPTQKRMKEEDMPSPDQKLAILQATTERLLEAGYVYIGMDHFAKPDDELAIAQRNETLYRNFQGYSTHADCDLVGMGATSISLIDNTYAQNMRSLDDYYARIDAGQLAVFRGVHLSEDDELRRDVITRLISHFHLNFAKVNQQWGIRFDEYFADELNSLKVFAEDGLLTIDAQDIYITAKGRLLIRNICMAFDAYIKPGTQNRFSKVI